The following are encoded together in the Methylorubrum sp. B1-46 genome:
- a CDS encoding caspase family protein, translating into MPRQAPVIAACGAFRRSVHWAALLLAAAVALAAPARAAPEAAPFADNADSVAVVIGNRSYKQTVPVDFAHNDAEAIRAYLIERLGYRDTNVFILKDATLNEFNQVFGTERSPQSGRLWRSVREGRSNVFVYYSGHGVPDLATKQPFLLPEDGNPNQGESGYSLETLYRNLDLVKRKIGSERQLVVMVDACFTGETGRKGESLLAVSAPGFAPARPKAESGIVRLVATSGATPANWDEPNKLGLLTSRFLMGVSGLADAKDGQGNSNGNGDGLIQWPELKGYLRREVEEAARRASGREQVPEIDDAPIVVKASLPVPAVAGGVAAIRDEAAWRRAENLGTREAFEAYVGTCGEACAYRAQAMDRLLAGRKRDAAAIDQENWAKFGAQRQYQAYLDSCGETCAYRSLAEGYLGGTNPSSDPRVKRCDALAAGTDDPDRPKGVPGVKLGRIEASAAIEACRGASAAYPQLRRLAYQLGRAYDRADRSKEAFAAYDRAAKAGSASAMNNLATLYENGQGVKRGQAEAYRLYRQAGEAGNVVALANAARMLEYGNGIPKNEAEAVALYKRAVAGGDVPSISKLVPHYATGTYGFPKDLRQGFDLFRQAADKGDPVAMATMATLIDNGFGRYFPGTRSADMVLRALKRGELGAASVSATDTAAQKLKPETIRTVQRAVKDADYYSGALDGRFNPVFVRALDQYARSNEAE; encoded by the coding sequence ATGCCGAGACAGGCCCCGGTCATCGCCGCGTGCGGAGCCTTCCGCAGATCCGTTCATTGGGCCGCGCTCCTCCTGGCCGCCGCCGTCGCACTCGCCGCGCCGGCCCGAGCCGCGCCCGAGGCGGCGCCCTTCGCCGACAATGCCGACTCGGTCGCGGTGGTGATCGGCAATCGCAGCTACAAGCAGACGGTGCCGGTCGATTTCGCCCACAACGACGCCGAGGCGATCCGCGCCTACCTGATCGAGCGCCTCGGCTACCGCGACACAAACGTCTTCATCCTGAAGGACGCGACCCTCAACGAGTTCAACCAAGTCTTCGGCACCGAGCGCAGCCCGCAATCGGGCCGGCTCTGGCGCAGCGTGCGTGAGGGCCGCTCCAACGTGTTCGTCTACTATTCCGGCCACGGCGTGCCGGATCTCGCGACGAAGCAGCCCTTCCTGCTGCCGGAGGACGGCAACCCGAACCAGGGCGAGAGCGGCTATTCGCTGGAGACCCTCTACCGCAACCTCGACCTCGTGAAGCGCAAGATCGGCTCTGAGCGCCAGCTCGTGGTGATGGTCGATGCCTGCTTCACCGGCGAGACCGGCCGCAAGGGCGAGAGCCTGCTCGCTGTCTCGGCACCCGGCTTCGCGCCGGCCCGGCCGAAGGCGGAGAGCGGGATCGTGCGCCTCGTTGCCACCTCGGGCGCCACGCCCGCCAACTGGGACGAGCCGAACAAGCTCGGCCTGCTGACGAGCCGCTTTCTGATGGGCGTCTCGGGCCTCGCCGACGCCAAGGACGGACAAGGCAACAGCAACGGCAACGGCGACGGGCTGATCCAGTGGCCGGAGCTGAAGGGCTACCTGCGCCGCGAGGTCGAGGAGGCGGCGCGCCGCGCCTCGGGCCGGGAGCAGGTGCCGGAGATCGATGATGCGCCGATCGTGGTGAAGGCCTCGCTCCCCGTCCCGGCAGTAGCCGGCGGCGTCGCGGCGATCCGCGACGAGGCGGCTTGGCGCCGGGCGGAAAACCTCGGCACGCGCGAGGCGTTCGAGGCCTATGTCGGCACCTGCGGCGAGGCCTGTGCCTACCGCGCCCAGGCGATGGATCGCCTGCTCGCCGGCCGCAAGCGCGACGCGGCGGCGATCGACCAGGAGAACTGGGCGAAGTTCGGGGCGCAGCGGCAATACCAGGCCTATCTCGATTCCTGCGGCGAGACCTGCGCCTATCGCAGCCTCGCGGAGGGCTATCTCGGCGGCACGAACCCGAGCAGCGATCCGCGGGTGAAGCGCTGCGACGCGTTGGCCGCCGGCACCGATGATCCCGACCGGCCGAAAGGCGTGCCGGGGGTGAAGCTCGGACGGATCGAGGCGTCAGCCGCCATCGAGGCCTGCCGCGGGGCGTCCGCCGCCTACCCGCAATTGCGCCGCCTCGCCTACCAACTCGGCCGCGCCTACGACCGAGCCGACCGCTCCAAGGAGGCGTTCGCGGCCTACGACCGGGCGGCCAAGGCCGGCAGCGCCTCGGCGATGAACAATCTCGCCACGCTCTACGAGAACGGCCAGGGGGTGAAGCGCGGGCAGGCCGAGGCCTACCGCCTCTACCGGCAGGCCGGCGAGGCCGGGAACGTCGTGGCGCTCGCCAACGCCGCGCGGATGCTCGAATACGGCAACGGCATCCCCAAGAACGAGGCGGAGGCAGTCGCGCTCTACAAACGAGCGGTGGCGGGCGGCGACGTGCCCTCGATCTCGAAGCTGGTGCCGCACTACGCCACCGGCACCTACGGATTCCCGAAGGACCTGCGTCAGGGCTTCGACCTGTTCCGGCAGGCAGCGGACAAGGGCGATCCCGTCGCCATGGCGACGATGGCGACGCTGATCGACAACGGCTTCGGCCGCTACTTTCCCGGAACGCGCTCCGCCGACATGGTGCTGCGGGCGCTCAAGCGGGGCGAACTCGGCGCGGCCTCGGTCTCGGCGACCGACACGGCGGCGCAGAAGCTGAAGCCGGAGACGATCCGCACCGTGCAGCGGGCGGTCAAAGACGCGGACTACTATTCGGGCGCCCTCGACGGTCGCTTCAACCCGGTCTTCGTCCGCGCCCTTGATCAATACGCCCGATCGAACGAGGCGGAATGA
- a CDS encoding DUF4375 domain-containing protein — translation MRRRAGVVGLMMVGLVTAATCTPALSCDLNALRHYPMTKALENRAVPLRMPDLFFMSDRRPDFDRFSLDAAGAAEMRAALARGLATFAPAERPVLVLAALDHWTSGATALKGFFVGSDSVFLEDAVRALDAERLPAHAALLREGAALFGPDYGGTQAKRYARWSDGHGEIRDPALDAALDRLSERFRALPRLLDEAVARIARAPDLTVLYEPLRSGADDDDRLAYLTGGLWTCLNHYDAPAAVAARLAALPAAHARIIAVRIFEAEMLNGSVHQAFFNSSGVLAPDIAAALRAMNLPKHAAAVERGIALFPKPYPRDTEARRAFMARQNEAFDTALGDLTGDVDDGAMHAAMIATARAADILPK, via the coding sequence TTGCGGCGGCGAGCCGGGGTCGTCGGTCTGATGATGGTCGGCCTCGTGACCGCCGCAACTTGTACGCCAGCCCTGAGCTGCGACCTCAACGCCCTCCGGCACTATCCGATGACCAAGGCGCTGGAGAACCGGGCGGTGCCGCTTCGGATGCCCGACCTGTTCTTCATGTCCGACAGGCGGCCGGATTTCGATCGCTTCTCCCTGGATGCGGCCGGGGCGGCCGAGATGCGAGCCGCCCTCGCGCGGGGATTGGCGACCTTCGCGCCCGCGGAGCGGCCCGTGCTGGTCCTGGCCGCGCTCGATCACTGGACAAGTGGCGCAACCGCCCTGAAAGGCTTTTTCGTCGGGTCCGACAGCGTCTTCCTCGAAGACGCTGTCCGGGCGCTCGATGCCGAGAGACTTCCCGCGCACGCCGCGCTGCTGCGCGAGGGCGCCGCCCTGTTCGGCCCGGATTACGGCGGCACCCAGGCCAAGCGTTACGCCCGCTGGAGCGACGGCCACGGCGAGATCCGCGACCCGGCGCTCGATGCCGCCCTGGACCGCCTGTCCGAGCGCTTCCGCGCCTTGCCGCGCCTCCTCGACGAGGCGGTGGCACGGATCGCCCGCGCACCGGACCTCACGGTGCTCTACGAGCCGCTGCGATCGGGCGCGGACGACGACGACCGCCTCGCCTACCTCACCGGTGGGCTCTGGACGTGCCTGAACCACTACGACGCGCCCGCTGCGGTCGCCGCCCGCCTCGCCGCGCTGCCGGCGGCCCATGCACGGATCATTGCGGTGCGCATTTTCGAGGCGGAGATGCTGAACGGCTCGGTGCACCAGGCCTTCTTCAACTCGTCGGGCGTCCTCGCCCCCGACATCGCCGCCGCCCTTCGCGCGATGAACCTGCCCAAGCACGCCGCCGCGGTCGAGCGCGGCATCGCACTGTTTCCGAAGCCGTATCCGCGCGACACCGAGGCCCGGCGGGCCTTCATGGCGCGGCAGAACGAGGCCTTCGATACGGCGCTCGGCGACCTGACCGGCGACGTGGATGACGGGGCGATGCACGCGGCGATGATCGCTACCGCCCGCGCGGCCGACATCCTGCCGAAGTGA
- a CDS encoding serine protease: MTPIRRRCRPARVAACLLLSPFAADAARAQSIGFDPADYGRAQLPLRQTTGDAAAYVDQNKGAFEPISELDPKDGLAALARPIGRVDIVLRNARTGQQVGASCTGALLPGDYVLTNHHCLPQSGDLTPVKASILMDYLTLDGKGARRFEIDPKPVEFDARLDYALARVAGNPGAAYGTVRLSGEAVPGNRSMLVIHHPLGRPKVMSRFRCFAMKDQAEGPDLRHRCDTLGGSSGSLMFDASVAGIALHKEGGLDPKDPSSFNKATRLSAILGRSRILSEIAAAQGRPVAAAAPAGDAPTTVGAAPSPTPARSPAASPAGGPLDPAGMNAILRGR; the protein is encoded by the coding sequence ATGACCCCGATTCGCCGCAGATGCCGGCCCGCGAGGGTCGCCGCCTGCCTGCTGCTCAGCCCCTTTGCGGCCGACGCCGCGCGCGCGCAGAGCATCGGCTTCGACCCCGCCGATTACGGCCGGGCGCAGTTGCCTCTGCGCCAAACGACCGGCGACGCGGCGGCCTATGTCGATCAGAACAAGGGCGCCTTCGAGCCGATCAGCGAACTCGACCCGAAGGACGGGCTCGCCGCCCTGGCCCGGCCGATCGGCCGCGTCGACATCGTCCTGCGCAACGCCCGCACCGGCCAGCAGGTCGGCGCCTCCTGCACCGGCGCGCTGCTGCCTGGCGACTACGTGCTGACCAACCACCACTGTCTGCCGCAATCGGGCGATCTGACCCCGGTCAAGGCGTCGATCCTGATGGATTACCTGACGCTCGACGGCAAAGGCGCGCGCCGCTTCGAGATCGACCCGAAGCCGGTCGAGTTCGACGCCCGCCTCGATTACGCGCTCGCCCGCGTCGCCGGGAACCCGGGCGCCGCCTACGGCACCGTCCGCCTCTCGGGCGAGGCCGTGCCGGGCAACCGTTCGATGCTAGTGATCCACCACCCCCTCGGGCGGCCGAAGGTGATGAGCCGCTTCCGCTGCTTCGCGATGAAGGATCAGGCCGAGGGGCCGGATCTGCGCCACCGCTGCGATACGCTGGGCGGCTCCTCCGGCTCGCTGATGTTCGATGCCTCCGTGGCTGGCATCGCCCTGCACAAGGAGGGCGGGCTCGACCCTAAGGACCCATCGAGCTTCAACAAGGCCACGCGTCTCTCGGCGATCCTCGGCCGCAGCCGCATCCTGTCCGAGATTGCCGCCGCCCAGGGCCGCCCGGTCGCCGCCGCGGCACCCGCCGGGGATGCGCCGACGACGGTGGGGGCGGCGCCCTCCCCCACACCCGCCCGCTCGCCCGCCGCCTCGCCCGCTGGCGGACCACTCGACCCGGCCGGCATGAACGCGATCCTGCGTGGGCGCTGA
- a CDS encoding Arc family DNA-binding protein, whose product MASITIRNVPDEVHRALRIRAAQHGRSTEAEIRAILEQAAKPAGRMKLGSLLSSIARDAGGLTEAEADAFDRFRDRAPAEPMRFE is encoded by the coding sequence ATGGCGTCGATTACCATCCGCAACGTGCCCGACGAGGTGCATCGCGCCCTGCGCATCCGTGCCGCGCAGCACGGGCGCAGCACCGAAGCCGAAATCCGCGCCATCCTGGAACAGGCGGCCAAGCCGGCCGGCCGGATGAAGCTCGGCTCGCTCCTGTCCTCCATCGCCCGCGACGCCGGCGGCCTGACCGAGGCGGAAGCCGATGCCTTCGATCGGTTTCGCGACAGGGCGCCGGCCGAACCGATGCGGTTCGAGTGA
- a CDS encoding type II toxin-antitoxin system VapC family toxin — MIVLDTNVLSELWRATPDPGVLTWVDAQAVETLYLTAVTVAELRFGLATMPADKRRDIFRDRLEREVLPAFAGRVLPFDLDASRHYAAFMARARAAGKAIGMADGTIAATAAVRGFIVATRDTGPFEATGIGVINPWRTAG, encoded by the coding sequence GTGATCGTCCTCGACACCAACGTCCTGTCCGAGCTGTGGCGGGCCACGCCCGATCCCGGCGTGCTGACCTGGGTCGATGCGCAGGCGGTCGAGACCCTCTACCTCACCGCCGTCACGGTCGCAGAACTCCGCTTCGGCTTGGCTACGATGCCGGCGGACAAACGGCGCGACATCTTTCGCGATCGGCTGGAGCGCGAAGTGCTTCCGGCCTTCGCGGGCCGCGTGCTGCCGTTCGATCTCGACGCGTCGCGCCACTACGCCGCCTTCATGGCGCGCGCCCGCGCCGCGGGGAAGGCCATCGGCATGGCGGACGGCACCATCGCCGCCACCGCCGCGGTTCGGGGCTTCATCGTCGCGACACGGGATACCGGTCCATTCGAAGCAACCGGGATCGGCGTGATCAATCCCTGGCGAACCGCGGGTTGA